A stretch of Exiguobacterium sp. BMC-KP DNA encodes these proteins:
- a CDS encoding MBL fold metallo-hydrolase, translating to METIICTTCGVEQINPEREICPICLEERQYVNPTGQTWTKLTEMKASGTYQNVITDDGAGVYAIQTTPAFGIGQTAYLVQGTSYNLLWDCITYLDSITIEQINELGGIHAIALSHPHYYATQVEWAETFDVPIYIHEDDASFVTRPSERITFWSGERLELSDDLILHRVGGHFKGAVICERKDVSAGLLLTGDIIRIVADRAWVSFMYSYPNVIPLPAKTVERMAESLRPLAFEKLYDAFHRKIETGASEVVARSAERYIAALNGDWFTT from the coding sequence ATGGAAACCATCATCTGTACGACGTGTGGCGTCGAACAAATCAATCCAGAACGCGAAATTTGTCCGATTTGTCTAGAGGAACGACAATACGTCAATCCGACAGGACAAACGTGGACGAAGCTTACTGAAATGAAAGCCTCAGGAACATATCAAAATGTGATTACAGACGATGGAGCAGGCGTCTATGCAATTCAGACGACACCAGCATTCGGTATCGGGCAAACAGCATACCTCGTCCAAGGAACATCGTATAACCTGTTATGGGACTGCATTACATATCTTGATTCAATAACTATAGAACAGATCAACGAATTAGGCGGGATCCACGCGATTGCATTATCGCATCCGCATTATTACGCGACACAAGTCGAATGGGCAGAAACCTTTGATGTGCCAATCTATATTCATGAGGACGATGCATCATTCGTAACACGACCAAGTGAGCGAATCACTTTCTGGAGCGGTGAACGCTTGGAATTATCAGACGACCTGATCTTACATCGCGTGGGTGGTCACTTTAAAGGAGCAGTCATCTGTGAACGGAAAGATGTATCAGCTGGGTTGTTGTTAACAGGAGACATCATTCGGATCGTTGCCGATCGAGCGTGGGTCAGTTTCATGTACAGCTATCCGAATGTGATTCCACTTCCGGCAAAGACGGTCGAACGGATGGCAGAGTCGCTACGTCCGCTTGCATTTGAGAAATTATACGATGCCTTTCATCGAAAAATTGAAACGGGTGCGTCTGAAGTCGTCGCTCGCTCAGCAGAACGGTATATCGCTGCCTTGAACGGGGACTGGTTCACGACATGA
- a CDS encoding VOC family protein, whose protein sequence is MSTSTHLIAPRLNAVFLHVQDMQRSAAWYHQLLQLPFDSFLVASPVYNVPLQGPTSLTLDDHANDPTYRHQPS, encoded by the coding sequence ATGTCGACCTCGACTCATCTTATTGCTCCCCGACTGAACGCAGTCTTTTTACATGTACAGGATATGCAACGGTCAGCAGCCTGGTACCATCAGTTACTTCAGCTCCCATTTGATTCGTTCCTCGTCGCTTCTCCTGTCTATAATGTCCCACTTCAAGGTCCAACCAGCTTGACACTTGATGACCATGCGAACGACCCAACGTATCGACATCAACCTTCTTGA
- a CDS encoding VOC family protein codes for MFNFYTTDIDASYQFVLSFQAPIIRDIERFDDFAYFTFADPDGNVLMLCTG; via the coding sequence TTGTTTAATTTTTACACGACGGACATTGATGCATCTTATCAGTTCGTATTGTCATTTCAAGCACCTATCATCCGCGACATCGAACGTTTCGATGATTTTGCTTATTTTACGTTTGCTGATCCTGATGGTAATGTTTTGATGCTCTGTACAGGATAA
- a CDS encoding RrF2 family transcriptional regulator, whose amino-acid sequence MTRSTDYAIRVLIFAASHPTRLVQIQEVATHYDISKNHLMKIVHSLSKFGLIISVQGRNGGFKLAKSPETITLGEIVHLFEEVSYLENVTVPNKNGSLQNTRQAFDQAFMSFTDALQAYTLQDLIAPTTDG is encoded by the coding sequence ATGACTCGCTCTACGGACTATGCCATTCGTGTGCTTATCTTCGCAGCGTCGCATCCGACTCGGCTCGTACAAATTCAAGAAGTGGCAACCCATTATGATATTTCTAAAAATCATTTGATGAAGATTGTCCATTCATTGAGCAAGTTTGGTCTCATCATTTCCGTACAAGGGCGTAATGGTGGATTCAAATTAGCAAAATCCCCAGAGACAATTACGTTAGGAGAAATCGTTCATTTATTTGAAGAAGTATCCTATCTTGAAAATGTGACAGTTCCAAATAAAAATGGTAGTTTGCAAAACACACGACAAGCGTTTGATCAAGCATTCATGTCCTTTACGGATGCGTTACAGGCATACACGTTACAAGATTTAATAGCGCCAACGACGGACGGTTGA
- a CDS encoding sensor histidine kinase: protein MKWLSSSIFHRFYILLLSNFLIFASIGVLTFYVAQKELEQHRTSSQMITLQKTQARTLWNEAQQVNLQVQQIDFNDQDDLKQVNQRLERLRQHVQSFNQRYSNLSDERFVHQLVQFSGFLEQELTLQVVTDNQKLVQQSDSIVNDYFRMIHNEEKKVQQLLQQRTVEVLGYAFGVMIIAFCLLSYLILRLVRSFRTDLLDLVEQTKQPDRLEHNDYQTRHDEIGILGKSMQQMTTLLAFEHQQTQAVNTKLQESIGQQKIFERQLQFQNQLATQILRYQSTSGLHTWLQAIGTHFRATHVHFSPQSNDLEHVHIALTNEPTCDQERLALEAKTELDASIHLIEMDQLTLCALPLHSSSKFIGTLTLQFHRPFTDTIALQKTTHLLNIGLMRLLDDIRIKDHHQLIQRILNGLREAILFVDVSNMNIFTNQMFHQLFSNWSPSEKQSESLSFVIETFEPLLLETEALYAYVERIKAGFEHGSIVPAQDFSMPDDRHLRLYTEFLPERQGILLVFRERTVEVNYAKKEQDFISVLSHELRTPLASIEGFSELMLHRTLSPEKQRKYLETMRSETQRLSQLLTEFLDYQRLSHQKETYQLESFCIEHMLIELTEWLNVVTATHHLHIQTDGPCLITADQEKIRRVLLNILNNAIKYSPVDSNIHVSLACFEAEVVITISDDGYGIPKQDLPYLFDPYYRVEHADHVQVQGTGLGLPICKEIIEGHGGRITVHSEIGKGSDFFIRLPRDEEWNKN, encoded by the coding sequence ATGAAGTGGCTCTCATCAAGTATATTTCATCGATTTTATATTCTATTGCTTTCGAATTTCCTGATTTTCGCAAGCATTGGCGTCCTAACATTTTACGTTGCTCAAAAAGAACTCGAGCAACATCGAACTTCATCACAGATGATCACACTTCAGAAAACGCAAGCTCGCACACTTTGGAATGAAGCCCAACAAGTCAATCTTCAAGTCCAACAAATCGACTTTAATGATCAGGACGACCTTAAACAGGTGAATCAACGATTGGAACGTTTACGACAACACGTTCAATCATTTAATCAACGTTATTCGAATTTATCGGATGAACGTTTTGTGCATCAACTCGTTCAATTTTCGGGATTTTTAGAACAGGAGCTCACTTTGCAAGTAGTCACGGATAACCAAAAGCTGGTTCAACAGTCTGATTCCATCGTCAACGACTACTTTCGAATGATTCATAACGAAGAGAAAAAAGTGCAACAATTGCTACAGCAACGAACCGTTGAAGTATTAGGATACGCCTTTGGAGTAATGATCATCGCTTTTTGTCTTCTCAGTTACTTGATATTAAGACTTGTGCGGTCTTTCCGAACAGATTTACTCGATCTTGTCGAACAAACGAAACAACCTGACCGATTGGAGCATAACGATTATCAAACTCGCCATGATGAGATCGGTATACTTGGAAAGTCTATGCAGCAAATGACGACATTGCTTGCTTTTGAACATCAACAAACGCAAGCTGTCAATACAAAACTCCAAGAGTCTATAGGGCAACAAAAGATATTCGAGCGGCAACTTCAATTCCAAAATCAGTTAGCGACTCAAATTTTACGCTATCAATCAACATCAGGTCTTCACACTTGGTTGCAAGCAATCGGTACGCATTTCAGAGCGACCCATGTCCATTTTTCACCGCAGTCGAATGATTTAGAACACGTTCATATTGCACTAACAAACGAACCGACATGTGATCAAGAACGACTCGCGTTAGAAGCGAAGACCGAGCTGGATGCCTCCATTCACTTGATTGAGATGGATCAGTTAACACTGTGTGCTCTTCCATTACACAGTTCATCAAAATTCATCGGTACATTAACCTTACAATTTCATCGTCCGTTCACGGATACAATCGCACTTCAAAAAACGACACATTTACTGAATATCGGATTGATGCGCTTGCTCGATGATATCCGTATAAAAGATCACCATCAATTGATTCAGCGCATCTTAAATGGTCTTCGAGAAGCGATCCTGTTTGTCGATGTCTCGAACATGAATATTTTTACGAATCAAATGTTTCATCAATTGTTCTCGAACTGGTCACCTTCTGAAAAACAATCAGAAAGCCTATCATTCGTTATCGAAACCTTCGAGCCATTACTTCTCGAAACTGAAGCACTATATGCATATGTTGAACGAATCAAAGCTGGCTTCGAGCACGGATCAATCGTTCCTGCTCAGGATTTTTCAATGCCAGACGACCGACATTTACGACTCTACACAGAATTTTTGCCAGAGCGGCAAGGTATTCTGCTTGTTTTTCGAGAGCGGACTGTTGAAGTCAACTATGCAAAAAAAGAGCAAGACTTCATTTCGGTTTTATCTCATGAGTTACGAACACCACTTGCCTCCATTGAAGGCTTTAGTGAACTGATGTTACACCGAACGTTGTCTCCTGAAAAACAACGGAAATACTTAGAGACCATGCGGAGTGAGACGCAACGTCTCAGTCAACTATTAACAGAATTTCTTGACTACCAGCGTTTAAGTCATCAAAAAGAAACATATCAGCTCGAATCGTTTTGTATCGAACATATGCTCATCGAGTTAACGGAGTGGTTGAACGTCGTGACAGCGACACATCATTTGCACATCCAAACCGATGGTCCTTGTCTGATCACAGCGGATCAAGAAAAAATTCGGAGAGTTTTATTAAACATTTTAAATAATGCGATAAAATATTCTCCCGTTGATTCAAATATCCACGTCTCGTTAGCGTGCTTTGAAGCTGAAGTTGTCATTACCATTAGTGATGATGGATATGGTATTCCAAAGCAAGACCTTCCTTATCTCTTCGATCCGTATTACCGCGTCGAACATGCGGATCATGTCCAAGTTCAAGGAACAGGTCTCGGTTTACCGATCTGTAAGGAAATCATTGAAGGGCATGGAGGACGAATTACCGTACATTCAGAAATCGGAAAAGGATCTGACTTTTTTATCCGTTTACCTCGTGATGAAGAGTGGAACAAAAATTAA
- a CDS encoding cysteine hydrolase family protein, with translation MTVQENTALLIIDVINKMDFEGAEQLLQQTLPVLAPLSQLKQHCKRQNIPVIYVNDNFGLWQENVNQIVDECRGGLGDILIDALHPEENDYFIIKPKHSGFFGTQLDILLKHLEVSRLIITGLTTDMCILFTANDAYMREYSIHVPADCTAAKTAIAKDHALEILSTTLSLDCSESSKLIQKE, from the coding sequence ATGACTGTTCAAGAAAATACAGCACTGTTGATCATCGATGTCATCAATAAGATGGATTTCGAAGGAGCTGAGCAATTATTGCAACAGACACTCCCTGTCCTTGCACCACTCTCACAATTAAAACAACATTGTAAACGACAAAACATCCCAGTGATTTACGTCAACGATAACTTTGGTCTCTGGCAAGAGAACGTTAATCAAATCGTAGATGAGTGTCGCGGTGGTCTTGGGGATATACTCATCGATGCCTTACATCCAGAAGAAAATGATTATTTCATCATCAAGCCAAAGCACTCAGGATTTTTCGGTACCCAACTTGATATTTTATTGAAGCATTTGGAAGTTTCACGTCTCATCATCACTGGACTAACGACAGATATGTGTATTTTATTTACCGCAAATGATGCCTACATGCGTGAATATTCTATTCATGTCCCAGCAGACTGTACGGCAGCGAAAACCGCTATTGCCAAAGATCACGCATTGGAAATTCTCAGTACGACATTATCTTTGGATTGCTCTGAGAGTTCCAAGTTGATACAAAAAGAATAA
- a CDS encoding manganese catalase family protein — MFRHQKELQFEVKVDRPDPKLARAVQEVLGGQFGEMTVMMQYLFQGFNCRGEEKYKDMLMDIGTEEIGHVEMLCSLISQLLDGASPDDQAEAAKDPATAAILGGMNPQHLLVSGLGGLPSNANGIPWNGSYIVASGNLLADMRSNLHAESQGRLQVARLYHMTTDEGVRATFRKMLARDRYHQYQWMAAIEELETKNGVVVPATFAPEDEMEAQPHAYEFWDLSEGTASKEGRWAQGEAQDGTGEFVHLENPAPQGNIPNMKVPAHQLHHDLAEKTGMQNVKDTVKRMLHDKE; from the coding sequence ATGTTTCGCCATCAAAAGGAATTACAATTCGAAGTCAAGGTTGATCGACCCGATCCAAAACTCGCTCGGGCCGTACAAGAAGTACTCGGTGGACAATTCGGTGAGATGACGGTCATGATGCAGTATCTTTTCCAAGGCTTTAATTGTCGAGGGGAAGAAAAGTACAAGGACATGCTGATGGATATCGGGACAGAAGAAATTGGGCATGTTGAAATGCTATGTTCCCTCATTTCTCAATTGCTCGACGGGGCATCACCAGATGATCAGGCAGAAGCTGCTAAGGATCCGGCGACGGCAGCCATTCTCGGGGGAATGAATCCGCAACACCTTCTTGTCAGCGGTCTCGGTGGATTGCCATCGAACGCAAACGGTATACCATGGAACGGTTCTTATATCGTTGCGAGTGGTAATTTGTTAGCAGATATGCGCTCGAATCTACATGCGGAATCACAAGGTCGACTCCAAGTCGCCCGCCTCTATCATATGACGACGGATGAAGGCGTTCGTGCTACCTTCCGTAAGATGCTTGCCCGTGACCGCTATCACCAGTATCAATGGATGGCAGCAATCGAAGAACTCGAGACGAAAAATGGAGTCGTCGTTCCGGCTACTTTTGCACCTGAAGATGAGATGGAAGCGCAACCTCATGCTTATGAGTTCTGGGATCTATCCGAAGGCACAGCTTCAAAAGAAGGGCGTTGGGCTCAAGGGGAAGCTCAAGACGGAACCGGTGAATTTGTTCATCTGGAAAATCCAGCACCGCAAGGGAACATTCCGAACATGAAGGTGCCTGCGCACCAACTTCACCACGATCTAGCAGAAAAAACAGGAATGCAAAACGTCAAAGATACGGTCAAACGTATGCTACATGATAAGGAGTGA
- a CDS encoding spore coat protein: MNEALQSISRPSKKRDELIATDFLISSKSLVRAYAVAITETASPDVRKVLTEQLNKAIQTHVAIAGYMIDHDMYHAHDLKKQLKHDQEKLEVAKGLL, encoded by the coding sequence ATGAATGAAGCTCTCCAATCGATTAGCCGTCCTAGTAAAAAACGCGACGAGTTGATTGCAACGGACTTCTTGATCAGCAGCAAATCACTTGTCCGCGCTTATGCTGTCGCAATTACAGAAACGGCTTCTCCTGATGTGCGGAAAGTCTTGACTGAACAGCTGAACAAAGCGATTCAGACGCACGTTGCGATCGCTGGATACATGATTGATCACGATATGTACCACGCACATGATCTTAAAAAGCAATTAAAACACGATCAAGAAAAACTAGAAGTCGCAAAAGGATTACTATGA
- a CDS encoding thiol-disulfide oxidoreductase DCC family protein: protein MKAIVLFDGECNLCDASVQFILKRDQGYHDFASLQGETGQELIRRHHLPESIDSVVVIDRGVPYIKSNAALRIARHLQGGWRLLSVLRIVPRSLRDRVYDLVASNRHRWFGQKQECALPSPETRARFHD from the coding sequence ATGAAAGCAATCGTCTTATTTGATGGAGAATGTAATCTCTGTGACGCAAGCGTCCAGTTCATCTTAAAACGAGACCAAGGATACCATGATTTTGCTTCGTTACAAGGGGAGACAGGACAAGAACTCATCCGGCGTCATCATCTCCCCGAATCCATCGACAGTGTCGTCGTGATTGACCGGGGTGTACCTTATATCAAATCGAACGCAGCGTTACGGATTGCCCGTCATTTACAAGGAGGATGGCGTCTCTTGAGTGTACTTCGCATTGTTCCACGTTCACTCCGCGATCGCGTCTATGATCTCGTTGCGAGCAATCGCCATCGCTGGTTTGGGCAAAAACAAGAGTGCGCACTCCCGTCTCCGGAGACACGTGCTCGATTTCATGACTAA
- a CDS encoding SDR family oxidoreductase: MHMTTRPIAIVTGASQTRDIGAAICRQLATAGHDLVFTYFKATADWPASFSTELQDQGARVLAIELDLSQADAADELFAQVKDFGTPSVLINNAAHSTMTDWQTLDAKSLDQHYAVNLRAPLLLATRFTNRFVEANLTSGRIIQLTSGQDLGPMPDEIAYATTKGALSTFTKTYAAAVAPLGITVNAVNPGPTDSTWMDEATRTALKTSFPFGRIGAPEDVARLIQFLVSPDGSWVTGQIVHSEGGFQR, from the coding sequence ATACATATGACGACACGACCGATTGCCATCGTAACCGGAGCCAGTCAGACGCGTGATATTGGTGCTGCTATTTGCCGTCAGCTCGCTACGGCTGGTCATGATCTGGTCTTTACTTATTTTAAAGCAACAGCGGATTGGCCAGCTAGTTTTTCGACTGAACTTCAGGACCAAGGTGCACGCGTTCTTGCGATTGAGCTCGATTTAAGTCAAGCAGATGCTGCTGACGAATTATTCGCGCAAGTAAAGGACTTCGGAACACCAAGTGTTCTCATCAATAATGCTGCTCATTCAACGATGACGGATTGGCAGACGCTTGACGCGAAAAGCCTCGACCAACACTATGCGGTCAATCTCCGTGCGCCACTATTGCTTGCAACACGGTTTACGAACCGATTCGTTGAGGCGAACCTGACGTCCGGACGCATCATTCAATTGACGTCCGGTCAGGATCTCGGTCCGATGCCAGACGAAATTGCTTATGCTACAACAAAAGGTGCCTTATCGACCTTTACGAAAACATACGCTGCAGCCGTTGCACCGCTTGGTATCACCGTTAATGCCGTCAATCCAGGTCCGACTGACTCGACGTGGATGGATGAGGCAACACGGACAGCGCTTAAAACTAGTTTTCCGTTCGGACGAATTGGTGCTCCTGAAGATGTCGCGCGATTGATTCAATTTCTCGTCAGTCCAGATGGTAGCTGGGTGACTGGACAGATCGTTCATTCCGAAGGTGGCTTTCAACGCTAA
- a CDS encoding NUDIX hydrolase: protein MDYIRFLRSKVGQEKVMLNFSGGIVLDDEGRIILQKRREQKAWGFPGGALELGESLVEAAQREIFEETGFHVTIERLSGVYSKYEEVYPTGDVAQPIVHFFVCHINGGQLTIDPDESLDVAFFEREQMPQLYSDLHQTAWNDFLIETGPVFR from the coding sequence ATGGACTACATTCGTTTTCTCCGCAGTAAGGTCGGTCAGGAAAAAGTGATGTTAAACTTTTCCGGTGGGATCGTCTTAGATGATGAAGGACGCATTATCCTGCAAAAACGACGTGAACAGAAAGCATGGGGATTTCCGGGTGGAGCGCTTGAACTTGGAGAATCACTCGTAGAAGCTGCGCAGCGTGAGATTTTTGAAGAGACCGGATTTCATGTCACAATTGAACGTCTGAGTGGGGTCTACTCGAAATATGAAGAGGTTTATCCGACGGGGGACGTCGCTCAACCGATCGTTCACTTTTTCGTTTGCCACATCAACGGTGGACAGCTGACGATTGATCCCGATGAATCACTAGACGTTGCTTTTTTTGAAAGAGAGCAGATGCCACAACTTTATAGTGACTTGCATCAAACGGCTTGGAACGACTTTTTGATAGAAACTGGACCCGTCTTTCGATAA
- a CDS encoding alpha/beta hydrolase, which produces MKLDFRVHIVRASQPTGAILLYHGWGGTAVSYLAFAEQLAEEGYDVFIPELIRHDQREPLDNPFEPDVTTTYFWSVVEQSITEAAEIIKQSGWNASDVIVIGVSMGGFIAHGILARYPIKALVAINGGGAYLEAERQFRKRDGRPPLQGVAPWMLDPIEVMDKRPRLLLHGDADEIIPLPIQQTYFESAIQAGFHQAIELRIFTAINHTVSDMMIEQLIDWLKQFKQLEATDGLHSFSPQ; this is translated from the coding sequence ATGAAGCTTGATTTTCGTGTCCATATCGTTCGAGCTTCTCAACCAACGGGAGCGATCCTACTCTATCATGGTTGGGGTGGGACAGCTGTTTCCTATCTGGCGTTTGCTGAGCAACTCGCTGAGGAAGGATACGATGTCTTCATTCCTGAACTCATTCGACACGACCAGCGAGAGCCACTCGACAATCCATTTGAGCCGGACGTTACAACGACCTATTTTTGGTCGGTCGTTGAGCAATCGATTACGGAAGCGGCAGAAATCATTAAGCAGTCAGGTTGGAATGCTTCAGATGTGATCGTCATCGGTGTGTCGATGGGTGGCTTCATTGCGCATGGAATCTTGGCACGTTACCCAATCAAAGCCCTCGTTGCAATCAATGGTGGCGGCGCTTATCTTGAAGCCGAACGTCAATTCCGAAAACGAGACGGTCGACCGCCACTTCAAGGAGTGGCGCCATGGATGCTTGATCCGATTGAAGTAATGGATAAACGTCCGCGGTTGCTCCTACACGGAGATGCTGATGAGATCATACCGTTACCCATTCAACAGACTTATTTTGAGTCAGCTATTCAAGCAGGTTTTCATCAAGCAATCGAATTACGTATTTTTACTGCAATCAATCACACCGTGTCGGACATGATGATTGAGCAATTGATTGACTGGCTAAAACAATTCAAACAGTTGGAGGCGACAGATGGACTACATTCGTTTTCTCCGCAGTAA
- a CDS encoding RDD family protein, which produces MHSMTKRRIGAYIINQAVYLGLSVVIEKTVLRRVKSEVVHSVVTQPTVSFLAEIAQLKLLNGKSIGGQICGIQVESEDGLPLTTKQIVRRTVYRDTISLFKIRPYWKPFLKDGRRLPEDDFAQTIVRMKEEKRNEA; this is translated from the coding sequence ATGCATTCAATGACAAAACGAAGAATTGGCGCATACATCATCAACCAAGCTGTTTATCTCGGACTTTCTGTCGTCATCGAAAAGACAGTCTTACGACGTGTGAAATCAGAAGTCGTCCATTCCGTCGTCACGCAACCGACTGTTAGTTTCTTGGCGGAAATCGCACAATTAAAACTGTTGAACGGAAAATCGATTGGTGGTCAGATCTGTGGCATTCAGGTCGAAAGTGAGGACGGATTACCGTTGACGACGAAACAGATTGTCCGACGAACGGTTTATCGTGATACGATCTCACTTTTTAAGATTCGTCCGTACTGGAAACCTTTCCTTAAGGACGGTCGACGATTACCGGAAGATGACTTCGCACAGACGATCGTCCGCATGAAAGAGGAGAAAAGAAATGAAGCTTGA